The following proteins come from a genomic window of Corallococcus sp. NCRR:
- a CDS encoding ABC transporter substrate-binding protein, giving the protein MRDWLLGLLLLLCVPLPSQAQPDDISTWVALPPETLRGWRVEATAQRILITPEQPPTPQVQVREVLVLLTVAQSSLNWILEGMLPVLRNQHVRVGLTLYKLGTGREEQERMLALADSGQFDLIVAMGSDATRFLYNRFGNQPTPVVALCKAPELWLGFEEGASQQAKPDNMAFVSLSLSPDVQLHYLQELLGPLKALTVVYDRRNQSTVEVEAEAMRRLSARDGFQLLELAVEGKRGAEETLSEQLPRMARAMRQIDPGGRHSLFWVTTSSAVYDELERIDRYSEGIPVLGSVREAVREGNASAVMSIGVPFKSAGQLGARYMLEVLGSRLPASRLPMGVISPPDLAIHLRRARQLDIKLPFHFLEQASSLYDLDGRLVRQDGQSAVSAPAASP; this is encoded by the coding sequence ATGCGTGACTGGCTGCTGGGTCTGCTGCTGCTCCTGTGCGTGCCGCTTCCGAGCCAGGCACAGCCGGACGACATCTCCACCTGGGTGGCCCTGCCCCCGGAGACGCTTCGCGGCTGGCGGGTGGAGGCGACCGCGCAGCGGATCCTCATCACCCCCGAGCAGCCCCCCACGCCCCAGGTCCAGGTGCGTGAGGTGCTGGTGCTGCTCACCGTGGCCCAGAGCAGCCTCAACTGGATCCTGGAGGGCATGCTGCCCGTGCTGCGCAACCAGCACGTGCGGGTGGGCCTCACGCTCTACAAGCTCGGCACGGGGCGCGAGGAGCAGGAGCGGATGCTGGCGCTGGCGGACTCCGGCCAGTTCGACCTCATCGTCGCCATGGGCTCGGACGCGACGCGCTTTCTCTACAACCGCTTCGGCAACCAGCCCACGCCGGTGGTGGCGCTGTGCAAGGCGCCGGAGCTGTGGCTGGGCTTCGAGGAAGGAGCGTCACAGCAGGCCAAGCCGGACAACATGGCCTTCGTCTCGCTGTCGCTCTCTCCCGACGTGCAGCTGCACTATCTGCAGGAGCTGCTGGGCCCGTTGAAGGCGCTGACGGTGGTGTACGACCGCCGCAACCAGAGCACGGTGGAGGTGGAGGCGGAGGCCATGCGGCGGCTGTCCGCGCGGGATGGCTTCCAGTTGCTGGAGCTGGCGGTGGAGGGCAAGCGCGGCGCGGAGGAGACGCTCTCCGAGCAGCTTCCGCGCATGGCCCGCGCGATGCGGCAGATAGACCCCGGCGGCAGGCACAGCCTCTTCTGGGTCACCACCTCCTCCGCGGTGTACGACGAGCTGGAGCGCATCGACCGGTACTCCGAGGGCATCCCCGTGCTGGGCTCCGTGCGCGAGGCCGTGCGCGAGGGGAACGCCAGCGCGGTCATGTCCATTGGCGTGCCCTTCAAGAGCGCAGGCCAGCTGGGCGCGCGCTACATGCTGGAGGTGCTGGGCTCGCGCCTCCCGGCGTCGCGGCTCCCCATGGGGGTCATCTCCCCGCCGGACCTGGCCATCCACCTGCGGCGCGCGCGGCAGCTGGACATCAAGCTGCCCTTCCACTTCCTGGAGCAGGCCAGCTCCCTCTACGACCTGGATGGCCGGCTGGTGCGGCAGGACGGACAGTCCGCCGTGTCCGCTCCGGCGGCCTCGCCATGA